TTTTTTGCTTTGTGTAATCAGAAGacaaaaaaacttgatttgtttgtttgcattgtattcttGTAAAGCAGTGCTGAATCAGTTTTTCTGGAGTTTATGTCTTTGTGATTTTTTGGGTATACATCTAGTGTGATGTGGTGCCCTAtttgtactcatatttgttgatgACCATTTGAAGAAGAGTCTGGATttgttcatctttgttttgtgatgtgtttgatgtgttcaagCATTTGTGAAGGCTAGTGATCTACAGACAAGAAGGTAGAGCGTTGTTCATACCATACAATTGGGTCCACTCCACAGAAATGGAGTAGTTGAATGGAATGAGACGGACTCTTGTGTGAGAGCCCGTAGTATGCTTTTGGATTTGCCAGGCTTGTCTACAGATTTGGGTGAAGCGGTCAACACAACTTGCTATTGggtgaaccttctcttctttacAACTTGTTTTTCAATTGTTGTTTCCACAGGAAAGGAGAGCATGGTTATAGCAAGAAGGTGGAGTTGCTGGGAAAGCTTCACAACAGAGTGCAGGTGGTACTCTAGATCATGCTATTGaaattaagtatgattttgattttggtaTTGGCGTACAATGAGAGCAAGTCTACAGTTTCATCTGGTAGATAGAGGAGACAGTTTGGTCACCTTTGGGATATGCTCGTGCAGACTTTGAGGTGTTCTTACTTTGGCAGAGAATATTTGTTGTTAGCCTCCGTGTGTATTCAGAAGCCGTTGCTTAAGTAAGCAGTCTGTTCAGTGGTGCGTTGCCTTTTGTGTGAAGAGGTTGATTCTTCATTAGGACCAAGCTTGTGATTTGGTCAAGATTGTCTATGGTGTTGAAGACTTTTGGGTGGAAATTGAGTTCTTCAAGGATAGACGTTGTGTTCGGGGTTTTGTGATTCCCCTTTGGTGATTTGTTGGTGGGAATCGATTTCTTGGTTGATGGTTTTTTTGTTTAGGCTTGACGGAATtcaagccaaggtggagatttgttgagtttggcttgatttcctgctgaaaatgtgttttttggggTTTGCTACAGTTTCGCTacagttccgctcgacctccgctcgagcgaactcatccagaaagttctgctcgacctccgctcgacagtccgctcgagcaaAATCTTCCAAAGAgtttcgctcgacctccgctcaactgtccgctcgagcgagaatgcaaccctaacgtgcgctcgacactccgctcgacgtccgctcgagcgaatgttctgattagcgccttgtgctataaatacatcattttctcttcattttgaagagCCCTTCAGCAGCCAGTTttgagagagttttgagaatccttttgtatacaatcctaagagtccattgggTGTATTGGAGCTTTAGGATCAAGGATTTTgtgtgatcaatactcttgtactctatctttgttcatagtgaaattgttgaaaccgaccccgacagtggacgtaggctcacattgagctgaaccacttaaatcttggtgttctttgtgtgatcgtcatttcttttgttgcttccgctGTTATTTGcttcaacttagcctttgtttgttcggtccattcccaacagCATATATATAAGGTGCATGGCAATTCATGCAGTTGTATGCATGGAGGATACACTAGCTAGTACTACTGGCGCTTTGCCTGTAAACGCTAGCTTGATCTCTAGCTCTCAAAAAAGTTATAGTCTTATAAAGGAGCCATCAATCCTATCTCGGAGGAACTTCCCGAATAAGTACTGTACCGCGCGAGGCCTCAATGCAACTATTGTTGTTGTATCTGCAAAGCCTACCCAAACGTTACGTTCAAGCATGCCGGATTGTAGGAAGTtggccatatatatattttatttctatgagaagctctatataatatatatgacaaGCCAGCAATTCCTAATTGTCTTTTGCTAGAtaggtaaacaaaattttattaatcaaaaaattaggcaaagcccgaaacaataaaagaaatactGTGTGCCCTAATTAAGAAGGCGCCAAAGAAATAAGAAAGTCACGTAGGTCCATGCCATTGAAATCAACTGCAATGGCCCAAGTACATAGATTAGTATAAAATAAAGCTTTAAGTTCCTCTAATAATGTCTCTCTTCAAATGTCCTCACATTGCGCTCCTGCCACAAGCATCACATGAtgcaaaaaagttttattttccaaACCGCTAATTTGATCTGTTGCATGCCTCCTATATTTGACACGCCTGCAATTCCTAGCGGTAATTGATCATAGCATATTGCGCGCAACAAAtaatggggagagagagagagagagagagagagagagagagagagagagagagagagagagagagagagagagagagagagagagagagagagagagagagagtacagcACTTAATTTGCCGCATACACTAATAATGGAtacatccatccatccatcttTTGTCGTTGGACAATCCCATATATAGGATATTTCCTTGTTGATTCTGCATGGTCGTCATGATCGATCGACGAACATGCAACCCATTCTAGCTAGCAATTTCCTTGACTTTTCGCCGTTCCCATTGTAATATTCCGGTTCATGTATATATTTAACTGAAGTCTGATCGAGCTTGTTGATTTCACAAAAATCTTTGCATCATATTCTTCGTGATATTCGTAATATTCTTCATGATATGACCTAAATAAAGCTTTTGGTCATTAAAAATAGATAGAGATTCGCTAAGTTTTGATTGTGATCAACTCTAAAATCAAAGTTAGAAAAGAGATAAACATATGAAATagattatacaatatttattattgtttgaatgagtgtttttagacaaaattaaatttttaataaatattatgaaatttatttcatgtatttaattCTCCCATTGATCTAGACCCTAAAAGCtgaatgacatatatatatatatatatatatatatatattatatagaggTGGGGTGTTCGACTCTAATTCTTTCATTTAGATATCAACATTATACCATCTAGTTTAAAAAATCTTAacttaatgatatattattaaaaaataatactatatatcatattattatcttatttttattttattttataaacaagcTACCTTTCGTAACTTTTAGATAATCTTatttttctcataaaataattcaaaagttAGATGTCTAATCTATTTATAAAGAGATAcgaaaaataaatatgtaaattaatattatttgtcGCGTTATGTTATAAAATTTCCTTTATTATAAATCATTAAAGAGAAATGTATCGTGCACATTTCAGTTATCAAATTATCTCAACATTTTCTTCCGAAGTTAGCGAATCAATCGGGCGTAAGTACGCGGCCTAGGAATGTAGAAAGAATACACGTAGACACGCGGAGACGCCGGCTAAGAACCCATTAAGTGGGCCAGAGCCAGTGCGGACGATCTGACTAGACCAAACCCAACCACATCCCAGTTTCCCCTAtaacaatctctctctctacctctcTCTGCATACTTCTATGGGTTCGATCTGATCCGGTTCCCAAATTTCTGATTCTCCTTTGTGCTCCTCTTCCAAGCCCAAGCTTTTGCTCTCTGAGACCGGAGCTTTTGGAGAATCAAGGCTTCTCTTCTCATCGACTTCCAGTTGAGGCAAactttacagttttttttttttttttttttttaaattgatttgtTATTTGCTATGAATATTTGTATCGTttactttaatttctttttccaagTGGTTGTTGTGGTGGATGATGAGGCTCACGGGGGGAGAAGGATCTGAGTTTCGTGTTCCATGAAAATCAAAACCCTAATATCTTCGTAAACGTTTCGTTGATTTCGTATTGGGATTCCCCTGTACAGATTTGGGAAGCTTTATCACCCGAGTTGTGAAAGGATTTTATTAGCtttgattttgaatatataGAGCTAAAAGATTTCCTGAGTTGAAGTTAAAACTCTGAATTTTTGGAGTTTGGTACAACCAAGGTCCTTCACGGGGTGTTTGTACGCTATGTTCCTCGTGTGTGCAACTTGattttaaatctttatatatttgttaACTCGTGCAATTTCATAGATAAATATAACTTTGGTATCAATTTTCGTTTTGCATAAGAATTGGAACGCGTTTGGTCGTTGCTGTTCCATGGAATTTTGGTTGCCTTGAtctgttatttttaatattcatgtGCAAAAGCATTTTCATAAATGTGGctgttagaaaataaaaataaagtgtcATTCGTTTCCACATCATGCGCCCTTAGTGTTTGATAGACTTGTACCCCATTGagtctatatatttattttctttttaattatctttTCCGGCTGGTGAATGGCAGGAATAATAGTTGGTGACAATGTCGACTCCAGCAAGGAAAAGGCTGATGAGAGATTTTAAGAGGTTGCAACAAGATCCACCTGCAGGCATCAGTGGGGCACCCCAAGACAACAATATAATGCTTTGGAATGCTGTTATTTTCGGGTAAGTTGTGGATAAAGTGCATAAATATATGTTCTTgtgattttgtttgttgttaaaccatttcctttcatttttcaattttttttaagtacggTTGGATAAGCCATTTCTGGTTTCTTTTCTGCTTTGAATTGCAGTCCTGATGATACTCCTTGGGATGGAGGTGAGTCAATCCTTGCACTGAAACTTTTATTGAATTAAatggtataaattttaaatggattacttataaaaaaaaaatcaaggaacTATCCAATGGATTAtggttaatttttttgatatatttcCTGCTTACTTCAGCATGCTATAGAAATGGATGTTGTAAGTCCTATTTACTTTCTCTTTGATTAAGATCAATGCAGGACTTTGATGCATGAtcctttttcaattttccatTATTAATTTGGTCATTTTTACTACAGTCCATATTCTAAAACCAGCATTTTACATGGTGGAATGGTTTCATATATGGGGGATTTCAAAATGGTTTCATATTTCTGCAGTTCATGGAACGTGGTCGTGTTCCGTTTTGTGCTGCttgttgagataaaatgatattCTACAGTGTGGTCATTCTTTATTGGAATTTTATTTGAAGGTGCTGATTTCATTGTTTACAAAAGCTTCTGTAATATGCATAAATTCACATGTTTTGTGTACATGAATGGTTtctaataaaatagtttttaggAACATTCATTGAGTTTATAAAGGAATGGAATGGAATGAAACAGAAAAGAATGGAAAGGAATGAATGGAATGAATAAGATCATTCTTGTTTGGATGCTTTATAAGAAGGAAGGGAAAGCAAtggaaagtaaaacaaaaaaaaaaaatgaatgtaatGAATTATTTGTAACAATATTACCGTTATGCCcttttcttgaattttattttctaatttataaattgtactttattgagatgaaatttaatataattttcacctaataaatttgaaaatggactttcaaatataatttttacttaataactaTTTCAATAGCATTTGCGGGAAACTGCTTGTTGAGGGCTCGtgcacccctgggattagttgggactttgttcttggacacccaatgaaaaaaatttgaaattatattgcaactaaataataaaatttactatggATCTATTTGAATTATCCTTTTCACTTTAAACCATCTAAATTAGGctggtttggttacacaaaaccaaaccatctcattttatctcatctcatataatcattacaattttcttaaactcccacatagaatataataaacaattcaatttttttaaatcccaaaacaaaaaagatattaaaaaactatattctaacaatattttattcaacttttaacttttatctcatctttgtAACCAAATGAGGTCTTGAGTATTTATAAACTGGACAAGTAAAGAGAgatttagaagaaaaataaatgagaatctatgtgtgaaaatgaaaaataagggTAATTTACTATTTTAACTAAACATAATGGAGGTATTATAGGGATTTTggtcaatattttattaactcTTCTTCCATTCCCTCTCATTCCTCCCAATTTCGGAGGGAATGAAAAACTGAGATTATGAAGGAAATGGAGGGAATGGGAGTTCCCTTCCACCCATTACATTCCTTCTTAATTAAACATCCAAATAAGGAAATGCTCGTTCCATCCCCATTTGGGAAGGAATAGAATatctaaaaaattctattttttctattCCATTCCATTCCCTAGTCCCCAAGGAAGTTGTAAATATATCTAATTTATTGAGCAGCAGCATGTAAGAGCTGGTTTTTCCATTTGTTGAGGTGTTCAGGTGCAAAATTTTGTGGCATATGGTTTGGACctaataaatgtattttttgaccTGTGGAAATAAATTCTTTCTGCTGGTACCATGTCCCTGTATGTTTGATACAAAAAGTTGGATTTTGTATACGAGTGTGCAAGCAAAATTGGAATAAGATGAAACTAATTTGGTATTTCTTATTAGCTTAAGAATAATGTTACTTTGCCCCTCCATTTTGCCCCCTCATTTTGAAcgctcatgtatttaatttttttttttttttacttactgattaaagaagtgactattagcatattggtattttttttttaaatatttaaaaatgtttaaaaaaatatgaaaagaaaagatgataaaaattaaagaagggAATTTGGCCTAGGGGCACACCCTGCGGTCACTGCTGGGTGGCTCCCTAGCAGCAGTCTTAGCTTAATCATATTGAATAAGTGAAGGCTAGTTGCATTCCATCCTAATCATTTGGAATCCTCCGAATGATCTCTTATTGAATGAGATAATCTCTAATTGGGTTTCTGATTTATATTTTTAGGGGGCAGGAGGTGTAGATTTTGTGTATGTGGATGCATCTATTGAGTTTTTTACTCCCCCCCATTCACTGATAAATGGCTATGCTTGTGTTTCTTAACATTATCTTAGCAACATAAATCTTCATAAAAGAATTTTCATTTGAGCTATCCAGGCACGTTCAAGTTGACTTTGCAGTTCACAGAGGACTACCCAAACAAACCACCAACAGTGCGATTTGTTTCTCGGATGTTTCATCCAAATAGTAAGTTGGATAAAGAACTATCTTATCATGTATGGAGTCTTACCCCAGCTATGGTTTCTGACTGCAACTTTCTTTTTGTTAGTTTATGCTGATGGAAGTATTTGTCtggatattttacaaaatcAGTGGAGTCCTATATATGATGTGGCAGCTATACTCACGTCTATCCAggtatgataaaatgtttttattttgtgttggtaGAATTATTGACTGTTTTGTATAAACGAGTCAAATGCATATATTCATACATCATGATATTCTCGTTGATTTACAAGATGTCTTTTGGCAGCCAGCTAGTTGAGCAAGCAAGATTTATAGGTTCTATGTGTCCACTATGTGTATAGCCGCAATACTGAGGCAGTAAGGGTGCATTATCTGTCAACTTTTCCACTATCGCCCCAAAAAAACCAAACTCTTTCTTATTTAAAGTTGCCAAGTACTTTGTAAGTGCATCTTTGTAAATTTGTGTTGAATTTTAGAACCATGTTGAAAAACCTTTCTAGGACCCTCCTTTGTCACAACCCTCAACGGTATGACAGGCTACCTTCTTCATTGATCAGTTCAACTTTCTGTCAAACTGAAAGCATATCCACCCTGTCCAAGTTTATGAAATTGACTTGTACTTGTTCCTTTTTCTGCACCTCCAGTAGAAAAACTTTCCAGCTGTTGTCTTGTCAAACGGGGTATTCCATTCCCTTGTCCTGTATATTGCATGTTGTGTGCccatttatttttgtcatttttccaAGTAATTGTTCCAAAAATGAACAGGAGTTTGGTCCTTTTTTGGGGTTCCTGACCAAAACCAcagtacttttatttttttatttttgataggtaatcaagaaattttattcatagaagtaggctaagcccaagtacacggtgTATACATGAGAAAAAAACCTAATTAGAGTTTACAATCAAAAAAAGAAGATCATGGACATTTAGCCCATTACCAACAATAACCCCCCGCCCATAAgaacaaagttttaaaaaagaaagacattTAGTGACAACATCATCTGTTTTTACATTTTTACAGACTGTTTTCTGTTGCCCAGTGTCATAGTTTAGCTTTCCGTGGATCTTTCTATACCGTGCATTATATTTGTCTCTTGCCTCACATTTTGGTTCTCGCAAATTTGAATCTGTCCCATTGATATTGTTTAGAAAATACTGTTGATTATCCTGGTATGTACTGCCTATTCTGAGGCtaagaaataaaagataatactAAAATCTATCTAATACTTGTGGGCCTTCTAGATCTAGGCCGTTAGGATCATTAGAAATATAAGTATCATTTAGGAATCAATTCCTTCGCGGAGAGATGAATGCAATCTTGGGTAATATTTGAACTTGGCCTTTGGTTAAGCCTTTTCTCCCCTTTGAAAATAATTTCGGTTAAACTCTGATCACCCAAGAAATGTGATTATTAAAGGAAACTTGTGTTTTGGCTGATAAAAGATGGCGTACTTACTGAATTAGCCTATTTTCCCTAGTTAATCCTTAGATGCTTGCATGAATGTGTGTCTGTATGTCATATTTGGCAAACCCCTATATTCTTTTTAGAGATCCAAGACCGTGTAGTAATTGCTTGTCATGTCATTTCCTGCCATTTCTTTTTAAGTCTTTAGTAATGTAATTTTCCAGCTAGTTTCATGTAAAATATTGATGAAcacatctttaaaaaataaagaaaaaatccatATTATTTGGATAGGGCTGCAAAAGACTGCAttgtaatttaataattttggcCAATCATACAACTGAGCTAAAATGCAATATGAGATTTAAGCAGAGTTGCCTGCCCCCTTGAGGTGGGGGTGTGGGCGGACATCTCATCCGCCCTGCCCCCTGCCCACTCCGATGGTACCAATGGCCCATTGGGCCTAGAAATTATTTCTagttccaaaaatatttttttagacccaaactattatatataatttaaattgtaaatataaccataatttaaaaactaataacataatttttaaatttgttagacttgtatTCACAACTTCAGTCCtacattgctcaagtaagactcttgtattgTCTTGGCCTCTTGGCTTAGAAGGCAATGTAATTTTGTGAATACGagtctaacaaattgtaatatatttaatttgtatca
This Carya illinoinensis cultivar Pawnee chromosome 11, C.illinoinensisPawnee_v1, whole genome shotgun sequence DNA region includes the following protein-coding sequences:
- the LOC122281284 gene encoding ubiquitin-conjugating enzyme E2 2 — its product is MSTPARKRLMRDFKRLQQDPPAGISGAPQDNNIMLWNAVIFGPDDTPWDGGTFKLTLQFTEDYPNKPPTVRFVSRMFHPNIYADGSICLDILQNQWSPIYDVAAILTSIQSLLCDPNPNSPANSEAARMFSENKREYNRRVREIVEQSWTAD